A section of the Methanothermobacter sp. genome encodes:
- a CDS encoding 6-hydroxymethylpterin diphosphokinase MptE-like protein, with translation MEMEVWLEWYGKILDDFGFRRKADEESASYLESFLREHGCPGPEILRVPSLDFIVFGAGPSLRKHVKRFKEVRGNVTIVAADGATTALLEEGLIPHIIVTDLDGRMEDIIEANRRGASLVVHAHGNNLEALRKYLPRLQNLIGTTQSVPYGCIYNFGGFTDGDRAVFLAEALGAETVILAGMDFGEVVTRYSRPGMGSETGRADPVKRLKLEYAERLIGWIERNGRIQIEKW, from the coding sequence ATGGAAATGGAAGTCTGGCTCGAATGGTATGGGAAAATACTTGATGACTTTGGATTCAGGAGGAAGGCCGATGAGGAGTCTGCATCCTACCTGGAATCCTTCCTGAGGGAGCATGGCTGCCCGGGACCCGAAATCCTGAGGGTTCCCTCACTGGACTTCATCGTATTCGGTGCTGGGCCATCACTCAGGAAACACGTTAAAAGATTCAAAGAGGTCAGAGGGAATGTCACCATAGTGGCGGCAGATGGCGCGACAACAGCACTTCTTGAGGAGGGCCTAATTCCCCATATAATCGTGACGGACCTTGACGGTAGAATGGAGGATATAATTGAGGCCAACAGGAGGGGGGCCTCCCTGGTGGTTCATGCCCACGGCAACAACCTTGAGGCGCTCAGGAAGTATCTTCCACGCCTCCAGAACCTTATAGGGACAACCCAGAGTGTTCCCTATGGATGCATATACAATTTTGGGGGCTTCACGGATGGTGACCGGGCCGTTTTCCTTGCAGAGGCCCTCGGTGCAGAAACCGTGATACTTGCCGGTATGGATTTCGGTGAGGTTGTAACCAGGTACTCAAGGCCTGGCATGGGTTCCGAAACAGGAAGGGCTGATCCAGTTAAGAGGCTCAAACTTGAATATGCTGAGAGACTGATAGGGTGGATTGAAAGGAATGGAAGGATTCAGATAGAGAAATGGTAG